The DNA region TTCAATACCCAAATCTCCTCTTGCTACCATTAATCCATCACTAACTTCTAAAATTTCATCAATATTTTCAACTGCATCAAATTTTTCAATTTTTGCAATTAATTTCCCTTTATAATCACCTAAAAGCTTTCTTGCATTTTGCATATCTTTTTTGTTTTGTACAAAAGAAATAGCAAAATAATCAACTTTATTTTCAACTCCCCATTTAATATCTTTTTCATCTTTTTTTGTAATTACATCAATATCAATGATTGTGTTAGGGAAATTTACTCCTTTTCTTGAATTTAGAATTCCATGATTTTCAACTTTTGCTTTTATTTCAATTCCAGTCTCAATAACTTTTGCTCTAATTGTTCCATCATATAAATAGATATACTCACCCTCTTTTACTTTATCTAGAAGTTCAGGGTAATTAATCGATACTACATAACTTTTATTACTCTCTTTATATCCTAAAATATCTTCTTTTAAAAAAGTTATTACATCTCCTCTATGAAGTTCAAAAGGTTCTTTAATATCACCAATTCTTACTTTTGGCCCAGAAATATCTTGCAAAATACCAACTGTTGTATTTAAATTTTTCATAGCAGTTCTAATATTTTTTAGTGTTTGTGAATGATATTCATGATCACCGTGAGAAAAATTTAATCTAAACATATTTGCACCAGCTTTAATAAGCCCTTCAATCATCTCAATACTATCACTAGCTGGCCCTACAGTTGCTAAAATCTTTGTTCTTTTTGTCATGGGCTTCTCCTTTTAAAATTTTTTCATTGTCGTAATTATATCTAATTTCATCTACAATATAGTTACATTTACCATTCATTCATCTATAAATGATATAATTTTTTATTTAAAATAAGGATAAATTGTGGAAAATAGACAAATTAAATATATATCAATAATTTTAATAATAAGTTCACTTTTATTTAGTGGTTGTGCGCAAAAAAATCAAGATTTACCAGTAAAAGAAGATGAATATGCAAGCACAAAACAAGGTGCTGTTATGGGTGCTTTTATTGGTGCAATAATTGGTATGATGGCAAAAGGTAAACATAAAAATCAAAACGCAGCATTAGGGGCAGTATTAGGTGCTGGAATTGGTAGTGCAATTGGCTATTCAGTAGATAATCAAGCAAAACAAATAGCAAAAGAGTTAAATACTAAAGTAGATAATAAACCTGAAGCTTTGACAAACCCTGATAATGATTTAGTTATTTCAAATACAGATAAATATGTAAAAATAATGCTAAGAGATAAAATGATGTTTAAAACTAACTCTTCAATTCCAACACAAGAAGCCTCTTTAAAATTAGATAAAATCACAAATGTTTTAAGAAAATATCCTGACACAATTATCCAAGTAGTAGGATTCACAGATAGCAGAGGAACATATGAATATAATCAAAAGTTATCTGAACAAAGAGCTAAAAATATTGGGAATAGAATATACAATAGTGGAATAGAAAATCTTATTTACTCAAAGGGGTGTTCATATAATAAACCTCTAATTGCTAATAAAACAAAAGAAGATATGGCAATAAATAGAAGAGTTGAAATTTATTTATATCCAAATCAACAATCAATAGTCGATGCTTGTAAAGCGCAATAATTAAAAAAATTTTAGATAAAATAGTTTTTATGAATAAAAAAACTACTTTTTCTAAATATATGAACTCTTGGCTATATTCAAATGATGGATATTATGCAAACTACAAACAAATAGGTAAACAGGGTGATTTTTTCACTTCTGTTTCTATTAGTAAATTTTTTGGTGGAGCAATTGCAAATAAAATTATCAAATTAATTGAGAAAAAAAAACTTCCTAAAAATTGTTCAATTATTGAAATTGGTGCTCATCATGGATATTTACTTGCAGATGTAATTCAATTTATTTATACACTTAATCCTCATCTTTTAAAAACTCTAAACTTTACAATAATCGAAAAGTTTGATTCTTTAAAAGAACAACAAGAGAGATATTTAAAAGAAAGTTTTGCAGATGCAATAAATTTAACTCACTATAAAGATATTAGTGAAATAAAATGTTCAAGTGCATTTATTTTTGCAAATGAAATATTTGATGCATTTGCTTGTGAACTAGTTTACAAAAAAAATGATAAACTTTTACAAGCTTTTGTAAAAGATAATACAATTTTATTTGAAGAGACAAAAGATTTAAATATTATAAAACACTGTAAAAAATATAATATAACAAAAGGCGAAATTTGTTTAGATTATAAAAACTTTATAAATAATCTTACTTCAAGTATAAATAATTTCTATTTTTTAACTTTTGATTATGGAGATAAATATCCAAGAAATGATTTTTCATGTAGAATTTATAAAGAACATGAAACAATTCCTATTTTTGATGAAAATATAAACCTTGAAAAACTATATAAAAATAGTGATATTACATATGATGTTCATTTTAATTATTTAAAAGATTTATTTGAACAAAATAATTGTGAAGTTGAATTCAATACTCAAGCAAATGCTTTAATAGAGTTTGGAATTATTGAATTACTTAATATTTTACGTAAAAATAGTGATGAAAATACTTATTTTAAAGAAACACAAAAAATAAAAATGTTATTAGAACCAACAGGAATGGGAGATAGATTTAAGATACTACTTATTAAAAAGTAGTATTTTAAGATTCAATTTTTTTTAATTCTTCATACTCTTCATCTGTAAAAATTCTAGATTTAGTAATAAATTGATAACCATAATCTATTTCTAAAGAGAAAGAATTACCAAATGCAGCACTCTCTTCTTTTACATCAATTGTAATCTCAGAATGCCTAAAATATTCAAATTGATCTTTATCTATAAAAAATTCACAACCACAAATTTCACCTAATTTTACATTTCTACTAGGTACATAAAAATCATCTTTTTCATAACACATTGGTGCTGTACCATCACAACAACCACCACTTTGATTAAAAACAAGTTCTCCATGTTTTTGTTTTATCATCTCTACAACTTCTTTTGCTTTTTGTGTTACTTTTACTCTTTGTACACTCATAATTTGTCCTTTACAATAATCAAAGAAGAAGATCTTCTTTGATTAGATATTATAGATTATCTATTAAAAGAACCCTAAAGCTTTTGTATCATATGAAGTTAGAATATTTTTATTTTGTCTATAAGAGTTCAACATCATCATATGAGTTTCTCTACCGATACCTGATTTTTTGTACCCACCAAATGATGCATGTGAAGGATAAATATGGTAACAATTTACCCAAACTCTACCAGCTTCAATTGCTCTACTTACTTTATGTAATTGGTGTGCATTTCTTGACCATAAACCAGAACCTAATCCATAAACTGTATCATTTGCAATAGCGATTGCTTCTTCTTCATCTTTAAAAGTAGTAACTGCAAGAACAGGTCCAAAAATCTCTTCTTGGAAAATTCTCATTTTATTATGCCCTTTAAAGATAGTTGGTTTAATATAATTTCCTTTAGGGAAAGTTTTACTAGTGTACTCTTCTCCACCAATTAAACATTCAGCACCCTCTTCTTTACCAATTTTCATATATTCTAAAATTTTTTCTTTTTGATTAACTGAAGCTTGTGCTCCCATCATATTTGATTCATCAAGTGGATTATCTTGAGTGATTTTTGCTACTCTTTCTAATACTCTTTTCATAAATGGTTCATAAATTGATTCTTGAATTAATGCTCTTGAAGGGCAAGTACAAACTTCACCAGAATTAAATGCAAATAAAACTAAACCTTCAATTGCTTTATCAAAAAATTCATCATCTTCATCCATAATTGATTCAAAGAAAATATTTGGAGATTTACCACCAAGCTCAAGTGTTGAAGGAATAATATTTTCAGTTGCATATTTCATAATTAATTGACCAGTAGTTGTTTCACCTGTAAAAGCTACTTTTTTTACATCTGGATGAGTTGCTAATGCTTTACCAATTTTTCCTCCTGCACCATTAATAATATTAATAGTTCCTTTTGGTAATACATCTTGAATAGTTTCCATTAAAAGTAAAATTGACATTGGAGTAGCACTTGCTGGTTTTAACACAATACAATTTCCAGCTGCTAATGCAGGAGCTAATTTCCAAGCTGCCATTAATAAAGGAAAGTTCCATGGAATAATTTGTGCTACTACACCATATGGTTCTTTAATTTCTTGAGAAACAGTATTTTCATCTAAATCAGCAATAGTCCCAGCTTCACCTCTAATAACAGAAGCAAAATATCTAAAATGATCAACTACTAAAGGTAAATCTGCATTTAAAGTCTCTCTAACTGTTTTACCATTATCTAATGTTTCAGCAACTGCAAGAGCTTCTAAATTAGCTTCAATTGCATCTGCAACTTTATTTAACATTTTACTTCTTTCTATAACAGAAGCATGTTTATATGTTTCAAATGCTTTTTTAGCTGCTGTTACTGCTAAATCTACATCTTCTTCATTAGATCTTGGAATCATAGTTAATGGTTCTCCATCAACAGGCGAAAGATTTTCAAAGTATTCTCCACTTTTTGGAGCAATCCATTCTCCCCCAATAAAATTTTCATATTGTTTTTTAAATGTCGGTCTAGAATGTATCATTTTGTTTATCCTTTTTATTTTGATTTACATTTAAGAATTCTACATGAGAAATATAGCGTGAGTTTAGCAATAAAATAGCATAAAAATAGCGTAACTAAAAGTCCCATTTTATAGGTATTTGAGAAGCCAGTAATTAATATTTTTTTATATTTTTCTTTTTTTTATGATAAAATCTATCTATGAAAACATACAATTATAGTATTGATAATCAAAATATCCAGCAAATAATAGATTTTAATAAATTTAAAAAAGAGAAGAATATTCTTATTCAAATTTTTTGTGGAGAATCACAAAACAAATTTGATTCAATTTTAAAAACTTTGACAACAAATCTTCCACAAGCAATTTGCATAGGTTCTACTACAGATGGAGAAATTCATGAATCTTATGTAACAACTTTTAATACAATTATTTCAATTTCTATTTTTAAAAATACAAAAATCAATCATACTTATGTTGAAGGAACTAACTCTTTTGAAAATGGACAAAAAATTGCAAAAGAATTAATAAATGAAAAAACTAAACTTCTTATACTTTTTACAGATGGTATAAAAACTAATGGTGAAGAGTTTTTAAAAGGAGTAGAGAGTATAAATAAAGATACAATTATATGTGGAGGAATGGCTGGAGATAATAGTGAGTTTAAACAAACATATATTTCAAGCCAAGATAAAATCATAAAATTTGGTGCAGTTGCAGTATCTCTTAATTCTGATATTTTAAAAATTTTTAATGATTATAGATTTAATTGGATTCCTATTGGAATTGAACATACAATTAATGAAGTAAAAAACAATAGAATATATAGTATTTCAAATATGAATCCAACAAGATTTTATGCAAAATATTTAGGTGAAGATGTAGCAAAACATCTACCTTCTACAGGAATAGAGTTTCCCTTAATTATAAAAAATAAATCTTTATCAACAGCAAGAGCAGTAATAAAAAAGCATGAAGATGGAACACTTAGTTTTACAGGTAATTTTAAAAAAGGAGATATTGTAAAATTAGGATTTGGGAATGCTGAAACTATAATGCAAGATCCAATAAAACAGATAAAAAAAGCTCTTAATATTTTAAAACCTGAAACTTTCTTTTTATACTCTTGTATGGCAAGAAGAAGATATATGCAAAATTTTATAAAAGCAGAAATTGAGCCATTTAGTAATATTGCACCAACAAGTGGTTTTTTTACATATGCTGAATTTTTTCATAATAATGGTTATAATGAACTTCTAAATCAATCTTTGACAATTGTTGCATTAAGTGAACATGAAGAGATTCCCAAACATATTGAATTAGAACATATTAATACAGATGGTGAATATGCAAGAACAATAAAAGCATTAACACACTTAGTTGAACAATCATCAATTGACTATGATTTACAAACTCAAAAATTAAATAAGCAAAAAAAATATTCAAATAGTTTATTAGCTTCACAAAAACAGTTTTTAAGGTATGTAGTTCATGAAACAAATACACCATTATCTGTTATTATGAGTAATATTGAACTATATGAGATGCAATATGGTAAAAATAACTACATTTCAAATATTGAAGTAGCAATGAAAAATATATCTTCTATATATGATGACTTAAGCTTTTTAATTAAAAAAGATCAATTAGTTTATAACAAAATCAAAATAGATTTAGTTGATTATATAAGAAGTAGAATAGATTTTTTCTCACAAGTTGCCTCACAAGTAAAATCAAACTTTATATTAACATCTAATTGCGATAATATGCCTATATTTTTCAATGAGACAAAACTTCAAAGAATTATAGATAATAATTTGACAAATGCCATAAAATATACTTTTGAAAAAGAGGATATTTATATAAATTTAATAAAAAAACAAAATGATTATATATTTAGTATTTCAAGTCACTCAAGTATTATTCAAGATCCTAAAAAGATTTTTGAAGAGTATTATAGAGAAGAGAATACCCAAGAAGGCTTTGGATTGGGGTTAAATTTAGTAAAAAGAGTTTGTGAAGAAGAAAATGTACATATAGATGTAATCTCAAATGAAAACTCAACATGCTTTACTTATACTTTTAAAGGAGTTAAAAAGTGAAAATACTGCTTCTTGAAGATGACATTATGTTAAATAATGCTATCAAACAATATTTGGAATCATTAGGTCATGCAATGATTTCTACAAGAGATGGAAAAACGTGTTTAGATATTTTAGAAGATAATAAATTTGATTTATTAATATTAGATATAAATGTTCCACATGTAAATGGATTAACAATTTTAGAAGAATTAAATAAAAAGAAAAAAGTAATACCTACTATATTTATATCTGCATTAATTGATATAGAAGATATATCAAAAGCTTTTGATATGGGTTGCTATGATTATTTAAAAAAACCTTTTCATTTAAAAGAGTTGCATTTAAGAATAAATAGACTTCTACAAAATAAAATAGTACCTTTACAACATAAAAGATTATCTAAAAATTATAGTTTTGATTTGGAAACAACGACACTATATTTTAATAATGAACCGCATATTTTACCTAAAAGACAACTTTTAATTATCTCATTATTAGCAAAAAATAGAAGTTTAGTTGTTAATTATGATATGTTTAGGACTTATGCATATGAAGATGATGAAATTGATATAGCAACAATTAGAGCAGAAGTAAATAGAGTAAAAAAAGTTTTAAAAGAAGATTTCATTATAAATGTAAGAGGTGTAGGATATATGGTTGAAAGACCAAATTAAACAATTTATTACAAATATAATTTGATTTATAATAAAGAATAATTTGATAAAATTTAAAAACTTTAAAAAAAGGTTTTCTATGCAATTAATAATAAATGGTGAAACAAAAGAATTTTCTGAAAATATGTCTTTAAAGCAAATTATGCAATCTTTAAAAATAGAAGAAAAAGTAATGGCGGCGGCTGTTAATATGGAAATTATAAAAAAAGATGATTGGGATAGATTTACACCAAATGATAAAGATAAATTAGAGTTACTACAATTTGTAGGTGGTGGTTGATTTAAAGGCTACTATTTTGAGTAAACAAAAAGGTGACTTTGCTGAGAATAAAGCAGTTTTATTTTTAGAAGAGAGAAATTATAAAATTGTACAAAGAAACTTTTATGCTAAAAAACTAGGTGAAATTGATATTATTTGTAAAAAAGACAATACATATCATTTTATAGAAGTTAAATCTGCAAATGATTATGATACAGCTATTAATAACATTACAAAAAGTAAATTGTCTAAATTAAAAAGAAGTATTAATTACTATTTACAACTTAATAATTTAGATGTTGCTTTTTGTATAGATGCGATTATTGTAATTGATGAAGATATTGAACATCTAGAGAATATTACTTTTTAAGATACTCTTCTAAAGAAGGAAACTCTTCAATACTTTTTGGCTCTACATTTAAAATATCTGCTAAAGATTTTACTCCCATTGAAAGTAAATATTGTAAATTAGTATCAAACGTTGCCTCTTCAATAATAAATATTTTATCTTTTGGTACTTCAAACATAAATCCACCATTTGGAATTGGAGTCATAGATAAAGTTACAGTATAATGATCTTTTACTATACTTTCTTTAGTTGAATACATAAGACCTATGTTAAAACCTTCATTTGTAAATCCTTTAATTAATACAACTAAAACTTTTTTCTCACCCGATTTAGAAGTATTAAAAATATTTACTAATTCTTTTATTGTTTGATATCCTGGAATTTTAGAATATAACTTTTGAATAAAATCACCTAAACTTGTTTCAACAAATATTCCCACAATATATGCAATAAGTGCTAAAATCACTATTCCAAATAGTGTCCATAAAAATGGATGATGTAAAGGATTAATTCCTATAAGTTCAAACATATTTTTTGTAAGTGTATTTATATTATCATATATCCAAACAATTATTA from Malaciobacter molluscorum LMG 25693 includes:
- the pyk gene encoding pyruvate kinase; this translates as MTKRTKILATVGPASDSIEMIEGLIKAGANMFRLNFSHGDHEYHSQTLKNIRTAMKNLNTTVGILQDISGPKVRIGDIKEPFELHRGDVITFLKEDILGYKESNKSYVVSINYPELLDKVKEGEYIYLYDGTIRAKVIETGIEIKAKVENHGILNSRKGVNFPNTIIDIDVITKKDEKDIKWGVENKVDYFAISFVQNKKDMQNARKLLGDYKGKLIAKIEKFDAVENIDEILEVSDGLMVARGDLGIEVPYYEVPTIQKSLIKKANMACKPVITATQMLLSMTQNERATRAEISDVANAVLDGTDVVMLSEESAVGEDPINVVDTMSNIIQKTEEIYNFAKHEKFEYLDQFDVIQSTVTKLADDINAKGILALTSSGQSAIRMSRYRPHTKILTFTHKKKVLNSLTAVWGIYPIGTIKESQTTKMFQKMLKELDARDMLDKEGPYVATIGYPVGMPGSTNTIKILTKNEIEYYLNLDTKK
- a CDS encoding OmpA family protein; translated protein: MENRQIKYISIILIISSLLFSGCAQKNQDLPVKEDEYASTKQGAVMGAFIGAIIGMMAKGKHKNQNAALGAVLGAGIGSAIGYSVDNQAKQIAKELNTKVDNKPEALTNPDNDLVISNTDKYVKIMLRDKMMFKTNSSIPTQEASLKLDKITNVLRKYPDTIIQVVGFTDSRGTYEYNQKLSEQRAKNIGNRIYNSGIENLIYSKGCSYNKPLIANKTKEDMAINRRVEIYLYPNQQSIVDACKAQ
- a CDS encoding SAM-dependent methyltransferase — its product is MNKKTTFSKYMNSWLYSNDGYYANYKQIGKQGDFFTSVSISKFFGGAIANKIIKLIEKKKLPKNCSIIEIGAHHGYLLADVIQFIYTLNPHLLKTLNFTIIEKFDSLKEQQERYLKESFADAINLTHYKDISEIKCSSAFIFANEIFDAFACELVYKKNDKLLQAFVKDNTILFEETKDLNIIKHCKKYNITKGEICLDYKNFINNLTSSINNFYFLTFDYGDKYPRNDFSCRIYKEHETIPIFDENINLEKLYKNSDITYDVHFNYLKDLFEQNNCEVEFNTQANALIEFGIIELLNILRKNSDENTYFKETQKIKMLLEPTGMGDRFKILLIKK
- a CDS encoding DUF779 domain-containing protein, whose product is MSVQRVKVTQKAKEVVEMIKQKHGELVFNQSGGCCDGTAPMCYEKDDFYVPSRNVKLGEICGCEFFIDKDQFEYFRHSEITIDVKEESAAFGNSFSLEIDYGYQFITKSRIFTDEEYEELKKIES
- a CDS encoding aldehyde dehydrogenase family protein; this encodes MIHSRPTFKKQYENFIGGEWIAPKSGEYFENLSPVDGEPLTMIPRSNEEDVDLAVTAAKKAFETYKHASVIERSKMLNKVADAIEANLEALAVAETLDNGKTVRETLNADLPLVVDHFRYFASVIRGEAGTIADLDENTVSQEIKEPYGVVAQIIPWNFPLLMAAWKLAPALAAGNCIVLKPASATPMSILLLMETIQDVLPKGTINIINGAGGKIGKALATHPDVKKVAFTGETTTGQLIMKYATENIIPSTLELGGKSPNIFFESIMDEDDEFFDKAIEGLVLFAFNSGEVCTCPSRALIQESIYEPFMKRVLERVAKITQDNPLDESNMMGAQASVNQKEKILEYMKIGKEEGAECLIGGEEYTSKTFPKGNYIKPTIFKGHNKMRIFQEEIFGPVLAVTTFKDEEEAIAIANDTVYGLGSGLWSRNAHQLHKVSRAIEAGRVWVNCYHIYPSHASFGGYKKSGIGRETHMMMLNSYRQNKNILTSYDTKALGFF
- a CDS encoding FIST N-terminal domain-containing protein, with the protein product MKTYNYSIDNQNIQQIIDFNKFKKEKNILIQIFCGESQNKFDSILKTLTTNLPQAICIGSTTDGEIHESYVTTFNTIISISIFKNTKINHTYVEGTNSFENGQKIAKELINEKTKLLILFTDGIKTNGEEFLKGVESINKDTIICGGMAGDNSEFKQTYISSQDKIIKFGAVAVSLNSDILKIFNDYRFNWIPIGIEHTINEVKNNRIYSISNMNPTRFYAKYLGEDVAKHLPSTGIEFPLIIKNKSLSTARAVIKKHEDGTLSFTGNFKKGDIVKLGFGNAETIMQDPIKQIKKALNILKPETFFLYSCMARRRYMQNFIKAEIEPFSNIAPTSGFFTYAEFFHNNGYNELLNQSLTIVALSEHEEIPKHIELEHINTDGEYARTIKALTHLVEQSSIDYDLQTQKLNKQKKYSNSLLASQKQFLRYVVHETNTPLSVIMSNIELYEMQYGKNNYISNIEVAMKNISSIYDDLSFLIKKDQLVYNKIKIDLVDYIRSRIDFFSQVASQVKSNFILTSNCDNMPIFFNETKLQRIIDNNLTNAIKYTFEKEDIYINLIKKQNDYIFSISSHSSIIQDPKKIFEEYYREENTQEGFGLGLNLVKRVCEEENVHIDVISNENSTCFTYTFKGVKK
- a CDS encoding response regulator transcription factor, which encodes MKILLLEDDIMLNNAIKQYLESLGHAMISTRDGKTCLDILEDNKFDLLILDINVPHVNGLTILEELNKKKKVIPTIFISALIDIEDISKAFDMGCYDYLKKPFHLKELHLRINRLLQNKIVPLQHKRLSKNYSFDLETTTLYFNNEPHILPKRQLLIISLLAKNRSLVVNYDMFRTYAYEDDEIDIATIRAEVNRVKKVLKEDFIINVRGVGYMVERPN
- the thiS gene encoding sulfur carrier protein ThiS, producing the protein MQLIINGETKEFSENMSLKQIMQSLKIEEKVMAAAVNMEIIKKDDWDRFTPNDKDKLELLQFVGGG
- a CDS encoding YraN family protein, whose protein sequence is MSKQKGDFAENKAVLFLEERNYKIVQRNFYAKKLGEIDIICKKDNTYHFIEVKSANDYDTAINNITKSKLSKLKRSINYYLQLNNLDVAFCIDAIIVIDEDIEHLENITF
- a CDS encoding DUF502 domain-containing protein translates to MLENIKNYFAHGKDHTFTVILKGLFWLAPIIAITLIIVWIYDNINTLTKNMFELIGINPLHHPFLWTLFGIVILALIAYIVGIFVETSLGDFIQKLYSKIPGYQTIKELVNIFNTSKSGEKKVLVVLIKGFTNEGFNIGLMYSTKESIVKDHYTVTLSMTPIPNGGFMFEVPKDKIFIIEEATFDTNLQYLLSMGVKSLADILNVEPKSIEEFPSLEEYLKK